One genomic region from Kwoniella shivajii chromosome 6, complete sequence encodes:
- a CDS encoding pyruvate dehydrogenase complex dihydrolipoamide acetyltransferase, with protein sequence MLSFAQVAKRSAAAGMRKQVLSSRSLRTSAPSSALSKFAMPAMSPTMTEGGIAGWKLKEGDSFAAGDVLIEIETDKATIDVEAQDDGILAKIMVQDGAKGIPVGTPIAILGEEGDDLSGADKLASEGGESSSGSSGSSGSSSSSPEKSETKSEKPASEPKSESEGSTSAKDDSVNKSNKKEESSKTPVLGTPADETKYGSNNAGTEGLKVPELVGQGEKPKFFASPLARKLAIEKGIPLGEIKGSGPEGRIVKADVEKYKGGSSSSAAATTPTSGATATPGKPAPAAPAEYEDIPVTNMRKTIGKRLTESKQTLPHYYLTVEINMDRLLKLREMFNKAGEGKTKLSVNDFIVKAASLALAEVPEANSAWLGDVIRQYKKADICVAVATPNGLITPIIKDVGSKGLASISAETKALASKARDGKLKPEEYQGGSFTISNLGMFGIDNFTAIINPPQSCILAIGKTATKLELAPEDPKGFKSVQVMKATLSSDHRTVDGAVGAKWLKAFKDYMEQPLTFML encoded by the exons ATGTTGTCCTTTGCTCAGGTGGCTAAGCGTTCAGCTGCGGCTGGTATGAGGAAGCAAGTGCTTTCCTCTAGAT CCCTCCGAACTTCCGCCCCTTCATCCGCTTTGAGCAAATTCGCGATGCCCGCAATGTCCCCTACCATGACTGAAGGAGGTATCGCCGGATGGAAActcaaagaaggagattcatTCGCTGCTGGAGATGTCTTGATCGAAATTGAGACTGATAAAGCTACTATCGACGTCGAAGCTCAAGATGATGGTATTTTAGCTAAGATCATG GTTCAAGACGGTGCTAAAGGTATCCCAGTCGGTACTCCAATCGCTATTTTAGGTGAAGAGGGAGACGACTTATCAGGAGCAGATAAATTAGCTTCTGAAGGGGGCGAATCTTCATCCggatcatcaggatcatcaggatcatcatcatcatcaccagaGAAATCAGAAACCAAATCAGAGAAACCGGCATCTGAACCAAAATCGGAATCAGAAGGATCAACTTCAGCCAAAGATGATTCAGTTAACAAATCAAAtaaaaaagaagaatcttCTAAAACACCAGTATTAGGTACACCAGCGGATGAAACTAAATACGGATCAAATAACGCTGGAACAGAAGGCTTGAAAGTACCTGAATTAGtcggtcaaggtgaaaaacCAAAATTCTTCGCTTCTCCTTTAGCAAGGAAATTAGCTATTGAAAAAGGTATTCCTCTTGGCGAGATTAAAGGTTCAGGTCCAGAAGGTAGAATcgtcaag GCCGATGTTGAGAAATACAAGGgaggttcatcttcttctgccgCCGCTACTACCCCTACTTCCGGTGCTACCGCTACCCCAGGTAAACCCGCCCCTGCCGCACCAGCAGAGTACGAGGATATCCCCGTCACCAACATGAGAAAGACTATCGGTAAACGATTGACTGAGAGCAAGCAAACATTGCCTCATTACTATTTGACCGTTGAGATCAACATGG ACCGATTATTGAAACTCAGAGAAATGTTCAACAAGGCTGGTGAGGGAAAGACCAAGCTTTCAGTTAACGATTTCA TCGTCAAGGCCGCCTCTCTCGCTCTTGCTGAAGTACCAGAAGCCAACTCTGCTTGGTTAGGAGATGTCATTCGACAATACAAGAAAGCCGATATCTGTGTTGCCGTAGCTACCCCCAACGGTCTCATCACCCCTATAATCAAAGATGTTGGATCAAAGGGATTAGCAAGTATCTCAGCTGAGACCAAAGCATTAGCATCAAAAGCAAGAGACGGTAAACTTAAACCTGAAGAATATCAAGGTGGTTCATTCACCATATCAAATTTGGGAATGTTCGGTATTGATAACTTCACTGCCATTATCAACCCACCACAATCATGTATCTTGGCCATTGGAAAAACTGCAACAAAATTAGAATTAGCTCCTGAGGATCCAAAAGGCTTCAAATCAGTTCAAGTTATGAAAGCTACTTTATCATCCGACCATAGAACTGTCGATGGTGCCGTAGGTGCCAAATGGTTGAAAGCATTCAAAGATTACATGGAACAACCTTTGACTTTTATGCTTTag